DNA sequence from the Pectinophora gossypiella chromosome 12, ilPecGoss1.1, whole genome shotgun sequence genome:
AATGAACTTGTGGTAGGTACTACCGATTTGTAGTATttgtagtaacataattatttctcctaattttattttaagttatacctgtcattttcttatccgccgagagTGAAAAGGACAGTTTATAAACAgttgaaagaaaaagaaaaagaaaaaagcactACCGACAATCTAAGAGCGTAGTTCTTAAATTTAGAGAGAGTTTTTTATGGAAACATGTAAATTTTAGGTCGTAATTTTACGTTTAGGAACGTTGGCGtgaactcgacagaattaagccGACAACACCCGTCAGTTTGTATACCAGTGAGTTGCAAATTTGTTTCATCCGGATGAttgtttaatttacttaatcattttaaaattaatagcttTGACTCTTTCGTCTCTTTTCTTTTTGGCAggaaaaaaatgacaggtagatataacttaaactaaaattaggaaATGAATGCTGGAATCAACACCAGTATTTAACCACCCGTAAATGATGAAGGGTGAAGTTATGGTATTCAATATTACGTCAATAAGCAACAGACATTTTATCCTCCCAAAATATTGTCAGGGAACTATGTAATATAAGAAATATAGAATAGGTACAAACATCAaatgaatatatattatatttttttaacttttatagCATAAGACACGATATCCCTTTGTACTAGAGCAGAAGattgtaaataaaacatttctagctacgacaaaataaatatcaattatgCTACAAAATACACGAGGAAGATGTTTTGAATAATTGATCTTAATGGATGGTAATATGAGGGTAACGAGGATACATGGGAATTATTGGGAAAAAATAGATGCCAAAGTCAAGTTTTTACTTAAAATCCTATATCTTAATACCTAACGATAATTGACAAAGAAACGAAAATGTATGAAGAAGCTTAACTAGGTACAGCCGAAAACAACCGAATTCTATCTATTCCGAACATCGACAGTCtcttactaatttattttatacaacaattttattgatttatttttacacgCCACCAATTTACAGTTGAACAGAAAGGTCATTATTGTTggaataaacaaaaattataccaTTGGACGGACAGACACAGATGCGAATGAAACTGAACttaataatgaaaatgaaaaggaaAGTGCAgagaaatataaacttaaaactcGAACAAACGTAAGAGCTGCCATTGTAGTCACTAGTCCCACTGTAGTCGAATTACATAATCTCCGAAAAGCTAAACGCTTTGATGCTGGGATATGAACCAGTCAGAATTATGATAATTCGCCTGAAGATTGAAGCATCTCAACAACACTAGCCGTGCCGAATATTGCATTGGATGAACCTAGGACCAATGTTTATTTCGGTTGGATATTTATCTTTAGTTTTACTGTCAAAATGAAGTATCATAGATCCttgaaagaaagaaggaaataaGAAAGAATATATCTACTATTATATTCTTCATAGATTCGATGAAGCTGCAGCAATAAATGAAGGCTTTTCACCTGAAATAGAACTAGTGACAGTAAATGGCAATACATTTTTGAAATCGGCCTGACTCATCAGGATTACATATTACGTCAGATTCTCACGCCAGTCGGGGGTCTCATGCCAATCTGGTGGTAAGGTTGCGGTGCAACTGGTGGTACACCATCGGGACTGTGTGGTTGGTGGACATGGGTTGCCATCTGGCTTTGGCTGGCGAAGGATCTTGCGTTTGCGCACGATTGTGCCGAAGCAGCCGCCGTCGTGACCCCGACATGAACTCCAATCGCCCCACTGCGATACTCGGCAGTCCCGCTGCTCTGTgacaggaaaaaaaaatgtcatcatcatctctttagTGTTAACCCGTTATCACGGGACCGCTTACGTGAAGATATTTTcatggaaaataaatattaatccaGAAAAGTAACCAGGCTGACTTCGATAACGAGAAAAGAAAGTTAAACAGTGAAGCATTTCTAAATAGACATCTGTGACAATTTATGGATGCAAATCTGAATTGTATCACCACCACATTGGTAGTGTCAAGCAAGTCCCATACTTACTCCAGCAACAAGCAAATATCTCTCTTTTTGTGAGCTCTTTAAATCATAGTGCATTAACTTGATTATGAACTTAAACGTCACTTCCGTTTAGGCGAGATTTAAATCACAATTATCTCTAGCTCCCTCACTTTAATCTGCTATTGCTGTTAttacacaaacataaacagcctaggtATAAAATGACGCACTGTTGGGGATATGCTCCACCTTTCTCTTTCATTGCGTTTTGGTGGAGGAGTTTTACGTGGATTAATAAAAAATCTTACTTGATCTTTTCCGCTTCCTCCTCTCAGCAGGGTCGGCGTTGTCGTCAGCGTGGagcctgcgccggcgccgcgcccggTACCGCCGCGCGAGACTCCTCAGCGCTGACCGCTCGCTCGCTGTCGGCCCCGATGATGGAAGCTGATTCGCTGACCGCGGCTCTTCTGTTGTATTGCCCGTAGTATTGGTTCTGGATTAAATATGTACATTTAGAGATACAAAAACTTTTACCTGTAAACCCTCACGGAATGAACAGAGACACAAATAATCACAAAATAACCTGCAAGCAATTTGGTTACGAAGACCAGAGATGGATGTGATAAATCATAAGTATGGAAACAGGTGACTAGCACCCTAGAACATAACAGAATACACAATCAGTAAAAGTCTTgaataaatataggtacctataataatttcaccactgtttacaaataattcgctgggctcaatgACTGttcttttgctctttgattgtacctatatttataGTAAACAAGTTTATCCACTTACAGAGAATAATACGCGTACGAAGAATCCGGTGTCGTCAATGAACCTTGGGCGTAGATCCTCGGAGCCTGCTCTGCTCGTTCCACTTCCTCAGCGATGGACAACGCTCTATTGCCGTCAAGCACGTCAATGCTGTTATGGCTCAGCTTGTCCAACTGAAGAACGTCGTATTTCTGGTCATCGCTGCTGCGGTGGAAGACTTCGGAGAGTTCGTATTCGCGGAGCTAGAGAGAAACAAATCATTATGAACAAAACGGCAAAATGGCGGTTTTTGTGGaaatctgatgacgtcatcagaagaaCTCTGCCCGTAATGCAACTGGATAGCATCCgaattattttaagtaacaaaacaaaaaacgatCTTctttgttactggcaataaatttattttattcttattttttgttctaATGACTGATTATAATCACTACATCACTACATagaacatagtataaaacaaagtcgctttttctgtccctatatccctatgtacagtcatgatgagcaatataatgtacccactttaggactctgtcacactaacatatttgacatttagtgaaacttacagttcaatttgtcaaaaaagttaatatgacatggtaccaaagtgtattcatattaatgctcgtgaccgtacgcttaaatctttaaaactacgcaacggattttgatgcggttttttttaatggatagagtgattcaagaggaaggtttatatttgtaataacatccattaaacagtggagaaataatgttattttagaggtttttaatgtgatgtcgtaaataatttaatttttcttcagcattgcatacgagcgaagccgggtcgctaattccatataaaaatgaaaatttcgAGGCGGAAAAAAATCGGTTTGCTAGCACCCgtgtttttaattttcttcattatttatttgtaataatgatCCTACTTACCTTAATAAACTGGAAAGTGGCAATCGGCGGTAGTCGTCTCAAGTGCGGGTAGAAGAAAGATCCGGCAGGATGTGAAGGATATTTGGACGTGATGCGGTAAGCTACTCCTTGAGGGGCTGTGGGCCAGTTCGGAGCAGTGAATGTGAACCCATTGTCGGTTCCGGCGTCCAGTGGATCCACCTGGGAATGACAATTACTTTAGCACTAGGGTACGAAGTTCCGGAGTAGTTAGTGTTCTTAATTGTAAAAACTGGGCATGTGTTGGGTGTAAATTCTGGTAGGGTTCCGTTAACAGaacaaaagctcacgactaaatatcccaattgcggtagtcagaggtacatctaccGCAAGATGATCTACCTAAGTAttcgcacctcaccgagctctcagTAAGACTAATATTTCGACATCATTAAATTTTTGAATATAAAATTTCCTGAATTGATtaaaattgcattaatcctttcacgaacagagaccatgggtcattgatggttcataataggtaatatgacaccttggaatcggaacgtccgtagacgttctgtccttgaaagtattAAATTGCATTTTCCTCTAGCCAAAGGTTGCCAGGAAGAAAATGTTTGTATCTTTACGTGTCCGTTGTGCTCATTATATTTTCGCATTAATCGCAATAACATGGTTGTGCTTACTGTATAAGACAattttacttacatattttacaaTGTAAAACAATTTTGACAAACTACGGTTACGAAAAAATTACAACGGTTCCGTTTTCGCCAATTTGGCTAGGGAACCCTAAAAGCAAGTTTGCAAATTAAAGTTTGTGGGCAAAGTTCTGCCGCCGTTGTGGAAGTGAGGGTGAGAGTGGAAACTGttggaattatttttattaccctCGTAACATTGAGGTAACTAatggcctttgtggtccagtggttgagcgttggactcacgatccggaggccccgggttcgaaccccggtaggggcatgtccctagtttggttaggacattacaggctgatcacctgattgtcagaaaaagtaaggTTTCggacggaaggcacgttaaactgttggttaGCAGcgtgtggtggagtacgctccatatcCCCCCCTCGGCTATGTcgctatgttatgtatgtaggtacctcaATAGTAATGCTGTCCAGCCAATTGCCATCAACGCAGAGATCAAACCCGTCCACGCCGATGAACCAATCTGGGGACGGGATCATTCTCGCCATCAGTGATACCTGGAACAAAATTCACCATGAACAATACATACTCTTAActtaaccaaactatggatcacaaagaCATTTTCCGTGAGCTTAttaaagtgcatttcttcgaggcaatgatagggagatcgggccttaaaccaccacccGGGCCcagtggtggtttaaggcccgatctccctatccatccatagggaaggcccgtgccccagcagtggggacgttaattagctagtgatgatgatgatgtcctgcACGATGACATTCGCGGCGCTCCGTGAGTTGTAAGGTTTGTGGACAAGTGGAAGTATGAATATTTGAATGGCGCGCTTTTCACGCTCaattggcccttccaacctttttcttctattctgtggtCATATCTATTCTGTGGACTAAATGAAACTGCTAGTTGTTTTGCTTCAAACTCAGGTTCATAttgagtaagtaattaatttgaattgaattaggAAGCGGCGACCGCGAAGCCGCAATTAGGTCATTTGCGGTTGTGAATTTACAAAACAAGAGTCAACTTCCTGTTAAAGCTTTTATTTACACTTTATTATGCGGAATGAGGATCATTGATAAAATGAGTCACATAacgtaacatcacgcctgtaaccccgaagggg
Encoded proteins:
- the LOC126371275 gene encoding spondin-2, which codes for MARVLFALLPVLASAAAVALVSLETDGCNPDKMTVYKMVLHTYWTREKFPKHYPDWRPPAQWSKIYGASHDRAYTLFRLGRRVSPAVRQFAETGRSDALGSGPGRLDMFDAPAITQGSGRTEAEFFVDGNHSRVSLMARMIPSPDWFIGVDGFDLCVDGNWLDSITIEVDPLDAGTDNGFTFTAPNWPTAPQGVAYRITSKYPSHPAGSFFYPHLRRLPPIATFQFIKLREYELSEVFHRSSDDQKYDVLQLDKLSHNSIDVLDGNRALSIAEEVERAEQAPRIYAQGSLTTPDSSYAYYSLTNTTGNTTEEPRSANQLPSSGPTASERSALRSLARRYRARRRRRLHADDNADPAERRKRKRSKQRDCRVSQWGDWSSCRGHDGGCFGTIVRKRKILRQPKPDGNPCPPTTQSRWCTTSCTATLPPDWHETPDWRENLT